In Nitrobacteraceae bacterium AZCC 1564, the following proteins share a genomic window:
- a CDS encoding putative ATPase (product_source=COG4637; cath_funfam=3.40.50.300; cog=COG4637; pfam=PF13304; superfamily=52540) encodes MIMAMPFDLGLPQPSSSFFSLDPQIKAESVWTGELLGRANAFAERRGPFVRVRSETGAWRETFQNLASFDSMMTHCADPRDALELLLLRERMKDWRFYDHLRTDRDAPARRPQIGTYTPVLASDGTDLAAAIRTIMEIGDPAGLAETIDDAFPGAHVEVTAADGYFDMAMYQHGLLRPLKMSEVSDGTLRYLLLVAALLSPRPPELMILNEPETSLHPDLLVPLARLIARAAKQSQMIVVSHAPKLVSALEQEEGSMPVLLEKHLSETIVRDGEAPSWNWPSR; translated from the coding sequence ATGATTATGGCTATGCCATTTGATCTCGGCTTGCCACAGCCGTCATCGTCGTTTTTCTCGCTCGACCCGCAGATCAAAGCCGAAAGCGTGTGGACCGGTGAATTGCTCGGCCGCGCCAATGCGTTTGCCGAACGCCGCGGTCCGTTCGTCCGAGTGCGCAGCGAGACCGGCGCGTGGCGCGAGACGTTTCAGAACCTGGCGTCATTCGACAGCATGATGACGCATTGCGCTGACCCGCGCGATGCGCTGGAGCTGTTGCTGCTGCGTGAGCGGATGAAGGACTGGCGGTTCTACGATCACCTTCGGACGGACCGCGATGCGCCGGCCCGCCGGCCGCAGATCGGGACCTATACGCCGGTGCTCGCGAGCGACGGCACGGATCTCGCGGCTGCCATCCGCACGATTATGGAAATCGGTGATCCTGCGGGGCTTGCCGAAACGATTGACGACGCATTCCCCGGCGCGCACGTCGAGGTGACGGCGGCCGATGGATATTTCGATATGGCCATGTATCAGCACGGGCTGCTGCGTCCGCTGAAGATGTCGGAAGTGTCCGATGGGACGTTGCGCTATCTGCTGCTGGTCGCGGCGCTGCTGTCACCACGCCCGCCGGAATTGATGATCCTCAACGAACCTGAGACCAGTCTTCACCCGGATCTGTTGGTTCCGCTGGCGCGCCTGATCGCACGGGCCGCCAAACAGTCGCAGATGATCGTGGTCTCCCATGCGCCCAAGCTGGTGTCAGCGCTTGAGCAGGAAGAGGGGAGCATGCCGGTGCTGCTCGAAAAGCATCTGAGCGAAACCATCGTGAGGGATGGGGAAGCCCCATCCTGGAATTGGCCATCACGGTAA
- a CDS encoding septum formation protein (product_source=KO:K06287; cath_funfam=3.90.950.10; cog=COG0424; ko=KO:K06287; pfam=PF02545; superfamily=52972; tigrfam=TIGR00172): MLGRSKFVLASGSPRRLSLLNQVGIEPDALRPADVDETPKRGELPRACANRLARAKADAALKSVQLDDELRGAYILAADTVVAVGRRILPKAELVDEASQCLRLLSGRNHRVYTAICLVTPKETFRQRLVETRVRFKRLNEDDIQSYIGSGEWRSKAGGYAVQGIAGSFVVKMVGSYTNVVGLPLYETTALLGGEGFPIRFGWLNAN; the protein is encoded by the coding sequence ATGTTAGGCCGTTCCAAATTCGTTCTCGCGTCCGGATCGCCGCGGCGCCTCAGCCTGCTCAATCAGGTGGGCATCGAGCCCGATGCGTTGCGTCCCGCCGATGTGGACGAGACGCCGAAGCGTGGTGAGCTGCCACGGGCCTGCGCCAACCGGCTTGCGCGTGCGAAGGCGGATGCTGCGCTGAAGTCTGTCCAGCTCGACGATGAGCTACGCGGCGCGTACATCCTCGCGGCCGATACGGTGGTCGCGGTGGGGCGGCGCATCCTGCCGAAAGCGGAACTGGTGGACGAAGCCTCGCAATGCTTGCGCCTGCTGTCGGGCCGCAACCATCGGGTCTATACGGCGATTTGCCTCGTGACGCCGAAGGAAACATTTCGTCAGCGGCTCGTTGAGACGCGTGTACGCTTCAAGCGGCTGAACGAGGACGATATCCAATCCTATATTGGCTCCGGTGAATGGCGCAGCAAAGCCGGTGGCTACGCAGTGCAGGGCATTGCGGGGTCATTCGTGGTCAAGATGGTAGGCTCGTACACCAACGTTGTCGGCCTGCCTTTGTATGAAACCACGGCCTTGCTGGGCGGCGAAGGTTTCCCGATCCGCTTCGGCTGGTTGAATGCCAACTGA
- a CDS encoding endogenous inhibitor of DNA gyrase (YacG/DUF329 family) (product_source=COG3024; cath_funfam=3.30.50.10; cog=COG3024; ko=KO:K09862; pfam=PF03884; superfamily=57716), protein MPTDDTAKARPAKPCPICGKPATEASKPFCSERCRDVDLNRWLSGSYAIPAREGDDEDDADEPK, encoded by the coding sequence ATGCCAACTGACGACACAGCGAAGGCGCGTCCCGCCAAACCCTGCCCGATCTGCGGCAAGCCCGCGACCGAGGCTTCGAAACCGTTTTGTTCGGAGCGCTGCCGCGACGTCGACCTGAACCGTTGGCTGTCCGGCTCCTATGCCATTCCAGCCCGCGAGGGCGACGACGAGGATGACGCGGACGAGCCGAAATAG